One part of the Theropithecus gelada isolate Dixy chromosome 5, Tgel_1.0, whole genome shotgun sequence genome encodes these proteins:
- the TRIML2 gene encoding probable E3 ubiquitin-protein ligase TRIML2: MSKRLSPQLQHITEDACCETHLEPIQLFCDVDQITLCSKCFQSEEHKHHTVCGIQEAAENYRKLFQEILNTSREKLEAAKSILTDEQERMAMIQEEEQNFKKMIESEYSMRLRLLDEECELNLQRQQECTSDLNLREGLLNQVIQLATELEEMFQEMLQRLSHVGRENMKKLKESEARVSEQICSLQKLTTELEKKCGEDALVLLKNAKYSLERSKSLLLERLEPAHIIDLSLCHIRGFSSMFRVLQRHLTLDPETAHPCLALSEDLRTVKLRHGQQDGADDPGRLDFSAMVLAAESFTSGRHYWEVDVEKATRWQVGIFHGSADTKGSTARASGEKVLLTGSVMGTEWTLWVFPPLKRLFLKKKLDTVGVFLDYEHGQISFYNVTETSLIYSFSHCTFQGALRPVFSLCIPNGDTSPDSLTISPQHGPSCDATVSP; this comes from the exons ATGTCCAAAAGGCTCAGCCCTCAGTTACAGCACATCACGGAAGATGCCTGTTGTGAAACACACCTGGAACCGATACAGCTGTTCTGTGATGTTGACCAAATCACACTCTGCAGCAAATGCTTCCAGTCCGAGGAGCACAAACATCACACGGTGTGTGGCATACAAGAGGCTGCTGAGAATTACAGG AAGTTATTCCAGGAAATATTGAACACATCGAGGGAGAAACTTGAAGCAGCTAAAAGCATATTGACTGATGAGCAAGAAAGAATGGCGATGATTCAG gaagaggaacaaaattttaaaaagatgattgagTCTGAGTATAGCATGAGACTCCGGTTGTTGGATGAAGAGTGTGAGCTGAATCTCCAGAGACAGCAAGAATGCACGTCTGACTTGAACTTGAGAGAAGGCCTTCTGAATCAAGTGATCCAACTTGCCACAGAGCTAGAGGAGATGTTCCAGGAAATGCTGCAG AGACTGAGCCATGTGGGGAGAGAgaacatgaagaaactgaaggaGAGTGAAGCAAGGGTTTCTGAACAGATCTGCAGCCTCCAAAAACTCACCACGGAGCTTGAGAAGAAGTGTGGGGAAGACGCCTTAGTATTGCTCAAG aATGCAAAATACTCTTTAGAAAG GAGCAAGTCACTGCTGCTTGAGCGTCTAGAGCCCGCTCATATCATAGACTTGAGTTTATGCCACATAAGAGGATTCAGCAGCATGTTCAGAGTACTCCAGA GACATTTAACGTTGGATCCGGAAACAGCTCATCCCTGCCTGGCCTTATCTGAGGACCTGAGAACTGTGAAACTGAGGCATGGGCAGCAGGATGGGGCTGACGACCCAGGAAGATTGGACTTCAGTGCCATGGTGCTGGCTGCGGAGAGCTTCACCTCAGGGCGGCACTACTGGGAGGTGGACGTGGAAAAGGCAACCAGGTGGCAAGTGGGCATATTCCACGGCTCTGCAGACACGAAGGGCAGCACGGCCAGAGCTTCCGGAGAGAAAGTCTTGCTCACAGGGTCGGTGATGGGGACGGAGTGGACCCTCTGGGTCTTCCCCCCTCTGAAAAGGCTCTTCCTGAAAAAGAAGTTGGACACAGTTGGGGTTTTCCTTGACTATGAACACGGGCAGATATCATTCTACAATGTGACCGAGACGTCCCTCATTTACAGTTTCTCCCATTGCACCTTCCAAGGAGCTCTCAGGCCTGTGTTTTCCCTCTGTATCCCAAACGGAGACACAAGTCCAGACTCCCTCACCATCTCCCCGCAACACGGTCCTTCTTGTGATGCTACTGTTAGCCCTTAA